One Nitrospirota bacterium genomic window, AGGGGCGGCAAAGAGTGATTTCAGGGTTAACGAAGGGGTGGACACCAACGGCAGGAGCATAGGCTGGATTTATGACGGTGAATGGCTCAAATACACGGTGGATGTCAAACAGGGCGGGAGGTATACTGTCACGGTTCCATTTGCTGCCGGTCCGGGGTCTCCCGAAGGAGGGAAAAAGGGTATCCGCCTGGAAGTGGACGGGAGATTTGTTGCGGATATCATGATGAAGGGTGTTACCGGTGGATGGAGTAAATGGACCACTGTCACCAGGAGGGGGGTAGTGCTGCCCGGTGGCAGGCATGTACTGACTGTGCGGATAGTGAACGGTTTTTTCAACCTCAAATACATGGATTTCAGGCTGGAGAAGTAGCCGGATAGTGGTATCTTTCAGAAAAATAAATTGGCCGAAAGACATTAAAGAGGCAAAAGAGGTACAGCTTGTCCTGAGAGAAGATGTTAGAATTCTTCCTTTAAGAAAGAAGATTAAATATGTTGCAGGTGTTGATGCGGCATTTTTTAAGGATAACGTTATAGCAACTGCCTGCCTCTATACATACCCGCACCTGATACACGTTGGTGACGCTTATGCCGTTACAAAGGTTCTGTTTCCATATATCCCCGGGTATCTCTCTTTCAGGGAAGGCCCTGCAATAATAGAGGCAATCAATAAGTTGAGTATAAAACCGGATATAATCCTTTTTGACGGCCAGGGGATAGCACACCCAAAGGGTCTCGGTATCGCTTCGCATATCGGGGTTCTTCTCGGAATGCCCACCATCGGATGTGCAAAATCAAGACTGGTTGGAGACTACGCAGACCCCGGGATTAAGAAAGGGGAATATTCCCACTTGAAATATCACGGCAAAACCATAGGGGCGGTCTTGAGGACAAGGGATAATGTGAAACCGGTCTTTGTATCTCCCGGCAACTTGATTGATCTGCAGGGGGCAATCGATGTTGTGCTTAAATGCACAGGCAGGTATAGAATCCCCGAACCCATCAGGTGTGCAGACAGTCTGGCAGGAAAGATTAAATCCGGACTATGTTAAGGTTAGCACCTCTTTTACAGATTAACCCGTCCTGAGCCTTCGACATCTTAAATCCCCATTTCCATTATGTAGCTGTTGAATAATTCAAGCCCCTGACGGTGTTTGTCGTCAAGGTCATAGGAAAGCTTTCTCCAGTAGGCTATGAGCTCTTCTTCGGACAGCCATTTCCTGAAGGGGCACGTCCTTGCTACTTTGGGCAGGTCCTTAAGTGCCCTCTCTTTGGCCTCATCGAGGTCGGTAATGAAGGATTTCAGCTCTGCTCCTGCTTCCCTGTTTGCTATCCACAAGGCAAAGACAAAGGGCAGTCCCGTCTTCCTGTACCATATATCACCAAGGTCATATATATAAAGGTTGGGATACTTATGTGCTTCCCTGAGGGCATCATCGCCTATGAGGAGGTAGGCGGAATGAGTTCTGAGGCCTTCCTCCAGAGGGAGCCCGGAGCTTTTCAGACTGCACTGAAGCTGATAAAACCTTGAAAGGACAATGCGGAGAAGGGCTGCAGAGGTCTCTGATTGACGGGTGTAGAGTACCGTGAACCTTTCAAGTGTCTCGACCGGCCTTCTGCTGAAGAGAAGTATGCTGCCTACAGGGCCCTCTGAGCTTACGGAGTGGTTGTTGATAAGTATGTATTTCTCCGGTCTCCTCAGGTATTCTATCGATGATGAGGGGCTTATCTCTATCCGTCCCTCCCTGAGGAGCCTGTTTATATCGGAAGGAACACCCTTGATGAACTCATACTTGCTGCCGGATGTCATCTCCAGAAAGTAGTAGATGGGATACAGGTTTGTATATGGTATTTTGCCGATTTTTAACATAACGGTTAGTGATGAATTTTAGCAAAAAGACGGAATATAAAGGAAATGGATTTTTGTTGTAATTTACGGCGATTAAACTCTTGCATTAAATGCTTTGATTAGGTTATAGTAATCTCTCGTTGGTTGAAGATTATAAAAATTTGACAAAAATATTTTCTTAGGATAAAATATTCTGGTTTTCTTTACAACGGTTTAAATGGAGGATTTACATTGCCTACGATAGCACAGTTAGTAAGAAACGGCAGGAAAAGGGTAAAGGAAAAGTCAAAAAGTCCGGCGCTTCAGAACTGTCCGCAGCGCAGAGGTGTCTGCACAAGGGTTTATACCACTACTCCCAAGAAGCCGAACTCCGCACTTAGAAAGGTTGCAAGAGTCAGGCTGACAAATGCTATGGAGGTAACGGCCTATATCCCCGGGATCGGGCACAACCTTCAGGAACATTCAATAGTATTGATAAGGGGTGGCAGGATTAAGGACCTTCCAGGTGTCAGGTACCACATAGTAAGGGGAGCGCTTGACACCATGGGTGTTGGAGACAGGCGTCAGGGCAGGTCCAAGTATGGAGCCAAGAGGCCAAAATAGGAGCGAGAGATGGCACGGAGAAGAGTAGCTGAAAAGAGAGATATCCTTCCTGACCCGAAATATAACAGTAAGCTGGTCAGCAAGTTTGTAAATGCAATAATGACAGATGGCAAAAAGTCTGTGGCGGAGCGGATCTGCTATGGTGCCTTTGAGATTATAAAGGAGAAGGCCAATGAAGACCCTCTCAAGGTTTTCAAGATTGCCCTTGAGAATGTCAAGCCGATTGTTGAGGTCAAGCCAAGGAGGGTTGGCGGTGCTACGTATCAGGTGCCGATTGAAGTAAGACCCAGCAGAAGGATGGCGCTTGCATTCAGGTGGATCAGGGACTTTGCAAGAAAGAGGTCAGAAAGAACCATGACCGAGCGTCTTGCCGGGGAGCTCATGGATGCCTACAACAAGACGGGTTCATCTGTTAAAAAGAGGGAGGACACCCACAAGATGGCTGATGCCAACAAGGCATTTGCTCATTACAGGTGGTAGGATGTAGAAGCCTCTGCGTTGTGTTGCGAGTTGTTTGGAAGTTAAAGCCCGCAGCCCTGTAGTTAACTCCTGCAAAAGGGTGTATTCCGAAACAATATTATATATTTCAGACACTAATACCAATTTTGTGTCTTTTTGAAGAGGAGAGAAGGTTTTGAGGTTCCCATTAGAAAAAGTAAGGAATATCGGGATAATGGCTCATATCGATGCCGGTAAGACAACGACCACGGAAAGGGTCCTGTATTATACCGGTGTAACGTATAAGATAGGAGAGGTCCACGAGGGTACTGCTGTAATGGACTGGATGGTTCAGGAGCAGGAACGTGGCATAACAATCACCTCGGCAGCAACTACGTGTTTCTGGAAAGACCACAGGATAAATATAATTGATACCCCCGGTCATGTTGATTTTACCATAGAGGTTGAGAGGGCACTCAGGGTGCTTGACGGCGCTGTAGCGGTATTTGATGCCGCTGCGGGAGTGGAGCCCCAGTCTGAAACAGTCTGGAGGCAGGCCACCAAGTATGACGTGCCAAGGGTAGCCTTTATGAACAAGATGGACAAGATGGGTGCGGATTTCTTTATGTCGGTAACTTCAATGGTGGAAAGACTTGATGCAAATCCGGTTGCAATACAGATACCCATGGGCGCTGAAGATAAATTCCGGGGACCCATAGATATAGTGAAGATGCGGGCCTATTACTTTGATGACGAGACCCTTGGTGCCGAGTTTAAAGAGGATGAAATACCCGAGGATTATCGTGCCCAGGCTGATGAATACAAGGACAAGATGCTGGAGGCCCTGTCGGATATAGATGAGGTCATAATGGAGAAGTATCTGAACGGAGAAGAGGTAAGTGAGGAAGAGATAAGGAGGGCCTTGAGAAAAGGGACCCTTGAGCTGAAGATTACCCCCGTAATTTGTGGTTCAAGTTTTAAGAACAAAGGGGTGCAGCATCTTATTGATTGCATAGTTGACTACCTTCCGTCTCCTGTTGATGTTCCGCCGGTTAAGGGTGTGACACCTGATGGCAAAGAGGTGGAGCGCAAGGCCGCTGACGATGAGCCCTTTGCAGCGCTTGCCTTTAAGGTAATGACCGACCCCTTTGTAGGGCAGTTGACCTACCTGAGGGTCTATTCAGGAGTGCTTGCAGCAGGCTCATATATCTATAACTCTACGAAGGACAAGAAGGAGCGCATCGGCAGGTTGCTGAAGATGCATGCCAATAAGAGGGAAGAGATCAAGGATGTCAGGGCAGGGGATATTACAGCAGCAGTGGGGCTTAAATATACCCTGACAGGAGATACCCTGTGTGATGAGGATAAACCGGTTATACTTGAGGCAATAGAGTTTCCGGAACCGGTTATCTCTATTGCAATAGAGCCAAAGACAAAGCAGGACCAGGAGAGACTCTCCTCCGCACTGATGAAGCTTTCACAGGAAGACCCCTCTTTCAGGGTTTCATATAATGAGGAGACCGGGCAGACGCTGATCTCCGGTATGGGGGAGCTTCATCTGGAGATTATTGTTGACAGGCTGCTGAGGGAGTTCAAGGTGGGTGCCAATGTGGGTAAACCTCAGGTTGCCTATCGTGAGACCATTAAGGTTCCAGCAAAGGCTGAAGGCAAGTTTGTAAGGCAGTCCGGGGGCAGGGGGCAGTATGGTCACGTGCTGATCGAAATTGAGCCCGTTGAGAAAGGTAGCGGCTTTGAGTTTGTAAGAAAGATCGTTGGTGGTTCAATACCAAAGGAGTTTATCCCTGCTGTT contains:
- the nfi gene encoding deoxyribonuclease V (cleaves DNA at apurinic or apyrimidinic sites), translated to MVSFRKINWPKDIKEAKEVQLVLREDVRILPLRKKIKYVAGVDAAFFKDNVIATACLYTYPHLIHVGDAYAVTKVLFPYIPGYLSFREGPAIIEAINKLSIKPDIILFDGQGIAHPKGLGIASHIGVLLGMPTIGCAKSRLVGDYADPGIKKGEYSHLKYHGKTIGAVLRTRDNVKPVFVSPGNLIDLQGAIDVVLKCTGRYRIPEPIRCADSLAGKIKSGLC
- a CDS encoding menaquinone biosynthesis protein; this translates as MLKIGKIPYTNLYPIYYFLEMTSGSKYEFIKGVPSDINRLLREGRIEISPSSSIEYLRRPEKYILINNHSVSSEGPVGSILLFSRRPVETLERFTVLYTRQSETSAALLRIVLSRFYQLQCSLKSSGLPLEEGLRTHSAYLLIGDDALREAHKYPNLYIYDLGDIWYRKTGLPFVFALWIANREAGAELKSFITDLDEAKERALKDLPKVARTCPFRKWLSEEELIAYWRKLSYDLDDKHRQGLELFNSYIMEMGI
- the rpsL gene encoding 30S ribosomal protein S12; this encodes MPTIAQLVRNGRKRVKEKSKSPALQNCPQRRGVCTRVYTTTPKKPNSALRKVARVRLTNAMEVTAYIPGIGHNLQEHSIVLIRGGRIKDLPGVRYHIVRGALDTMGVGDRRQGRSKYGAKRPK
- the rpsG gene encoding 30S ribosomal protein S7 gives rise to the protein MARRRVAEKRDILPDPKYNSKLVSKFVNAIMTDGKKSVAERICYGAFEIIKEKANEDPLKVFKIALENVKPIVEVKPRRVGGATYQVPIEVRPSRRMALAFRWIRDFARKRSERTMTERLAGELMDAYNKTGSSVKKREDTHKMADANKAFAHYRW
- the fusA gene encoding elongation factor G, translated to MAHIDAGKTTTTERVLYYTGVTYKIGEVHEGTAVMDWMVQEQERGITITSAATTCFWKDHRINIIDTPGHVDFTIEVERALRVLDGAVAVFDAAAGVEPQSETVWRQATKYDVPRVAFMNKMDKMGADFFMSVTSMVERLDANPVAIQIPMGAEDKFRGPIDIVKMRAYYFDDETLGAEFKEDEIPEDYRAQADEYKDKMLEALSDIDEVIMEKYLNGEEVSEEEIRRALRKGTLELKITPVICGSSFKNKGVQHLIDCIVDYLPSPVDVPPVKGVTPDGKEVERKAADDEPFAALAFKVMTDPFVGQLTYLRVYSGVLAAGSYIYNSTKDKKERIGRLLKMHANKREEIKDVRAGDITAAVGLKYTLTGDTLCDEDKPVILEAIEFPEPVISIAIEPKTKQDQERLSSALMKLSQEDPSFRVSYNEETGQTLISGMGELHLEIIVDRLLREFKVGANVGKPQVAYRETIKVPAKAEGKFVRQSGGRGQYGHVLIEIEPVEKGSGFEFVRKIVGGSIPKEFIPAVEKGVKEALETGVLAGYPVVDVRVTLYDGSYHEVDSSEMAFKIAGSMAFKDGVRKAKPVLLEPVMAVEVITPEEYMGDVIGDLNSRRGKMQSMEKRGNAQVIKAHVPLSEMFGYATDLRSKTQGRATYTMQFSHYEEV